A window from Sebastes fasciatus isolate fSebFas1 chromosome 22, fSebFas1.pri, whole genome shotgun sequence encodes these proteins:
- the haus3 gene encoding HAUS augmin-like complex subunit 3 isoform X2, whose product MLNSGQFVEAVGRLGYPGASSLKASDFDWLFDCAPENLHFLRFVCRTLNQSNVLTTEEVHAFQELRKSGKPFLDEAALGEVLKTTGPSDGSSANILGPSSSSSSSVFAAEGDVAIEDLEAELQALRKEKELKQRRYNRLQVVATSRADVDLRLTSELESAACKLKEASASIGAENADTNALLQNLTDEVRKLASYLPVQPEVKQKGKGEPMALSNPSISKSPAVLLSQLPLDPYLHQEELNTKTLAAFTQKHFFQGISDIVETSCSERFQVLDLSSCEDREDEENEREERVVERRRTEMARLQWSHIVAQHQLMQAMAEEKSVKAGLDWLSENSSHTKSISMSSSLHVREVVSRKELQAVEAELEALLNGPVPAALRESARLLNVPVVRGDLALQLARQDYYTSRQDQVRDYLLRQKVSFDLVLLGQEMELRRWRTCLKQLGEVDGRLVKEGEAAALRIESLAHPDLAINPRPNPIISCKDAAFSRLLQILDHDSAHGRSEPFRTYEALDHAARDLAGNLQVTRDALAGAGREQYYTAARLYGDCEVLHRAMYTELQQLVLGPQVRPTAITDQELLCPNAQELTVKLVEAESQLQSLQHLMQEIMGVVKAKRFQLERNALLRRERELYIYFHLDARLLQKVVEDLEGKMAAKRGQQ is encoded by the exons ATGTTAAACAGTGGCCAGTTTGTGGAGGCCGTGGGCCGTCTAGGTTATCCTGGTGCATCATCACTGAAGGCCTCCGACTTCGACTGGCTGTTTGACTGTGCCCCTGAGAACCTTCACTTCTTGCGCTTTGTCTGTCGGACCCTCAACCAGAGTAATGTTCTCACCACGGAGGAGGTGCATGCTTTTCAGGAGCTACGGAAGTCCGGCAAGCCATTTCTGGATGAAGCAGCCTTGGGCGAGGTCCTTAAAACCACTGGACCTTCGGATGGGAGCAGTGCTAACATCTTAGGgccctcttcttcatcttcatcctcagtGTTTGCAGCTGAGGGGGATGTGGCCATAGAGGACTTGGAGGCAGAGCTCCAGGCACTGCGTAAAGAGAAAGAGCTGAAGCAACGGCGGTATAACCGGTTGCAGGTTGTGGCCACCTCCCGTGCGGATGTTGACCTACGACTAACTTCAGAGCTGGAGAGCGCTGCATGTAAGCTAAAGGAGGCCAGTGCTTCCATTGGAGCTGAGAATGCCGACACCAATGCTCTATTACAAAACCTAACAGATGAGGTGAGAAAGCTTGCTTCATATCTCCCTGTTCAGCCAGAGGTTAAGcaaaaaggaaaaggagaacCTATGGCCCTATCAAACCCTTCTATCTCCAAAAGCCCCgctgtcctcctctctcagcTGCCTTTGGACCCCTacctgcaccaggaggaactcAACACTAAAACACTGGCTGCCTTCACTCAGAAGCATTTCTTCCAGGGCATCTCTGACATTGTTGAGACTTCTTGCTCTGAGCGCTTCCAAGTCCTTGACCTCAGTTCTTGTGAAGATAGAGAGGACGAAGAGaatgagagggaggagagagtggTGGAGCGCAGGAGGACAGAGATGGCCAGACTTCAGTGGTCTCATATTGTGGCCCAGCACCAACTGATGCAGGCCATGGCAGAGGAAAAGAGTGTCAAGGCTGGACTGGACTGGCTCTCTGAGAATTCCTCTCATACCAAG AGCATCTCCATGTCCTCCTCACTGCATGTCCGTGAGGTTGTGTCCAGGAAGGAGCTGCAGGCAGTGGAGGCTGAGCTGGAGGCTCTGCTCAATGGACCAGTACCCGCTGCCCTTAGAGAGTCAGCCAGGTTGCTTAATGTGCCAGTAGTGAGGGGAGACCTGGCTCTGCAACTAGCCAGGCAGGACTACTACACCTCCAGACAGGATCAG GTACGAGACTACCTACTCCGCCAGAAGGTGTCGTTTGACCTGGTGCTCCTGGGTCAGGAGATGGAGTTGAGGAGGTGGAGGACGTGTCTTAAACAGCTGGGCGAAGTTGATGGCAGACTGGTAAAGGAAGGTGAAGCGGCAGCCCTCAGAATTGAGTCCCTGGCACACCCTGACCTGGCTATCAACCCCAGGCCTAACCCTATCATCAGCTGCAAGGATGCAGCCTTCAGCAG GCTGCTCCAGATCCTTGACCACGATTCAGCCCATGGTCGATCGGAGCCTTTTCGGACATATGAAGCATTGGACCACGCTGCTCGTGACCTCGCAGGCAACCTCCAGGTGACCCGAGATGCTCTAGCTGGTGCTGGCCGTGAGCAGTACTACACAGCTGCTCGTCTTTATGGAGACTGTGAGGTGCTCCACAGGGCAATGTACacagagctccagcagctggtGTTAGGGCCGCAGGTACGTCCAACGGCCATCACTGACCAGGAGCTGCTCTGTCCCAATGCACAG GAGCTGACGGTGAAGCTTGTGGAAGCAGAGTCTCAGCTGCAGAGTTTGCAGCACTTAATGCAAGAAATAATGGGGGTGGTTAAAGCCAAGCGTTTTCAGCTTGAGCGCAATGCCCTCCTCAGGCGGGAGAGGGAATTGTACATCTACTTCCACTTGGATGCCCGGCTGCTGCAGAAAGTAGTGGAAGATCTGGAGGGCAAAATGGCTGCGAAGAGAGGGCAGCAGTAG
- the haus3 gene encoding HAUS augmin-like complex subunit 3 isoform X1: MLNSGQFVEAVGRLGYPGASSLKASDFDWLFDCAPENLHFLRFVCRTLNQSNVLTTEEVHAFQELRKSGKPFLDEAALGEVLKTTGPSDGSSANILGPSSSSSSSVFAAEGDVAIEDLEAELQALRKEKELKQRRYNRLQVVATSRADVDLRLTSELESAACKLKEASASIGAENADTNALLQNLTDEVRKLASYLPVQPEVKQKGKGEPMALSNPSISKSPAVLLSQLPLDPYLHQEELNTKTLAAFTQKHFFQGISDIVETSCSERFQVLDLSSCEDREDEENEREERVVERRRTEMARLQWSHIVAQHQLMQAMAEEKSVKAGLDWLSENSSHTKRSFISISSLYQSISMSSSLHVREVVSRKELQAVEAELEALLNGPVPAALRESARLLNVPVVRGDLALQLARQDYYTSRQDQVRDYLLRQKVSFDLVLLGQEMELRRWRTCLKQLGEVDGRLVKEGEAAALRIESLAHPDLAINPRPNPIISCKDAAFSRLLQILDHDSAHGRSEPFRTYEALDHAARDLAGNLQVTRDALAGAGREQYYTAARLYGDCEVLHRAMYTELQQLVLGPQVRPTAITDQELLCPNAQELTVKLVEAESQLQSLQHLMQEIMGVVKAKRFQLERNALLRRERELYIYFHLDARLLQKVVEDLEGKMAAKRGQQ; this comes from the exons ATGTTAAACAGTGGCCAGTTTGTGGAGGCCGTGGGCCGTCTAGGTTATCCTGGTGCATCATCACTGAAGGCCTCCGACTTCGACTGGCTGTTTGACTGTGCCCCTGAGAACCTTCACTTCTTGCGCTTTGTCTGTCGGACCCTCAACCAGAGTAATGTTCTCACCACGGAGGAGGTGCATGCTTTTCAGGAGCTACGGAAGTCCGGCAAGCCATTTCTGGATGAAGCAGCCTTGGGCGAGGTCCTTAAAACCACTGGACCTTCGGATGGGAGCAGTGCTAACATCTTAGGgccctcttcttcatcttcatcctcagtGTTTGCAGCTGAGGGGGATGTGGCCATAGAGGACTTGGAGGCAGAGCTCCAGGCACTGCGTAAAGAGAAAGAGCTGAAGCAACGGCGGTATAACCGGTTGCAGGTTGTGGCCACCTCCCGTGCGGATGTTGACCTACGACTAACTTCAGAGCTGGAGAGCGCTGCATGTAAGCTAAAGGAGGCCAGTGCTTCCATTGGAGCTGAGAATGCCGACACCAATGCTCTATTACAAAACCTAACAGATGAGGTGAGAAAGCTTGCTTCATATCTCCCTGTTCAGCCAGAGGTTAAGcaaaaaggaaaaggagaacCTATGGCCCTATCAAACCCTTCTATCTCCAAAAGCCCCgctgtcctcctctctcagcTGCCTTTGGACCCCTacctgcaccaggaggaactcAACACTAAAACACTGGCTGCCTTCACTCAGAAGCATTTCTTCCAGGGCATCTCTGACATTGTTGAGACTTCTTGCTCTGAGCGCTTCCAAGTCCTTGACCTCAGTTCTTGTGAAGATAGAGAGGACGAAGAGaatgagagggaggagagagtggTGGAGCGCAGGAGGACAGAGATGGCCAGACTTCAGTGGTCTCATATTGTGGCCCAGCACCAACTGATGCAGGCCATGGCAGAGGAAAAGAGTGTCAAGGCTGGACTGGACTGGCTCTCTGAGAATTCCTCTCATACCAAG CGCTCTTTCATATCTATCTCTTCACTCTACCAGAGCATCTCCATGTCCTCCTCACTGCATGTCCGTGAGGTTGTGTCCAGGAAGGAGCTGCAGGCAGTGGAGGCTGAGCTGGAGGCTCTGCTCAATGGACCAGTACCCGCTGCCCTTAGAGAGTCAGCCAGGTTGCTTAATGTGCCAGTAGTGAGGGGAGACCTGGCTCTGCAACTAGCCAGGCAGGACTACTACACCTCCAGACAGGATCAG GTACGAGACTACCTACTCCGCCAGAAGGTGTCGTTTGACCTGGTGCTCCTGGGTCAGGAGATGGAGTTGAGGAGGTGGAGGACGTGTCTTAAACAGCTGGGCGAAGTTGATGGCAGACTGGTAAAGGAAGGTGAAGCGGCAGCCCTCAGAATTGAGTCCCTGGCACACCCTGACCTGGCTATCAACCCCAGGCCTAACCCTATCATCAGCTGCAAGGATGCAGCCTTCAGCAG GCTGCTCCAGATCCTTGACCACGATTCAGCCCATGGTCGATCGGAGCCTTTTCGGACATATGAAGCATTGGACCACGCTGCTCGTGACCTCGCAGGCAACCTCCAGGTGACCCGAGATGCTCTAGCTGGTGCTGGCCGTGAGCAGTACTACACAGCTGCTCGTCTTTATGGAGACTGTGAGGTGCTCCACAGGGCAATGTACacagagctccagcagctggtGTTAGGGCCGCAGGTACGTCCAACGGCCATCACTGACCAGGAGCTGCTCTGTCCCAATGCACAG GAGCTGACGGTGAAGCTTGTGGAAGCAGAGTCTCAGCTGCAGAGTTTGCAGCACTTAATGCAAGAAATAATGGGGGTGGTTAAAGCCAAGCGTTTTCAGCTTGAGCGCAATGCCCTCCTCAGGCGGGAGAGGGAATTGTACATCTACTTCCACTTGGATGCCCGGCTGCTGCAGAAAGTAGTGGAAGATCTGGAGGGCAAAATGGCTGCGAAGAGAGGGCAGCAGTAG
- the haus3 gene encoding HAUS augmin-like complex subunit 3 isoform X3, whose translation MLNSGQFVEAVGRLGYPGASSLKASDFDWLFDCAPENLHFLRFVCRTLNQSNVLTTEEVHAFQELRKSGKPFLDEAALGEVLKTTGPSDGSSANILGPSSSSSSSVFAAEGDVAIEDLEAELQALRKEKELKQRRYNRLQVVATSRADVDLRLTSELESAACKLKEASASIGAENADTNALLQNLTDEVRKLASYLPVQPEVKQKGKGEPMALSNPSISKSPAVLLSQLPLDPYLHQEELNTKTLAAFTQKHFFQGISDIVETSCSERFQVLDLSSCEDREDEENEREERVVERRRTEMARLQWSHIVAQHQLMQAMAEEKSVKAGLDWLSENSSHTKRSFISISSLYQSISMSSSLHVREVVSRKELQAVEAELEALLNGPVPAALRESARLLNVPVVRGDLALQLARQDYYTSRQDQVRDYLLRQKVSFDLVLLGQEMELRRWRTCLKQLGEVDGRLVKEGEAAALRIESLAHPDLAINPRPNPIISCKDAAFSRLLQILDHDSAHGRSEPFRTYEALDHAARDLAGNLQVTRDALAGAGREQYYTAARLYGDCEVLHRAMYTELQQLVLGPQELTVKLVEAESQLQSLQHLMQEIMGVVKAKRFQLERNALLRRERELYIYFHLDARLLQKVVEDLEGKMAAKRGQQ comes from the exons ATGTTAAACAGTGGCCAGTTTGTGGAGGCCGTGGGCCGTCTAGGTTATCCTGGTGCATCATCACTGAAGGCCTCCGACTTCGACTGGCTGTTTGACTGTGCCCCTGAGAACCTTCACTTCTTGCGCTTTGTCTGTCGGACCCTCAACCAGAGTAATGTTCTCACCACGGAGGAGGTGCATGCTTTTCAGGAGCTACGGAAGTCCGGCAAGCCATTTCTGGATGAAGCAGCCTTGGGCGAGGTCCTTAAAACCACTGGACCTTCGGATGGGAGCAGTGCTAACATCTTAGGgccctcttcttcatcttcatcctcagtGTTTGCAGCTGAGGGGGATGTGGCCATAGAGGACTTGGAGGCAGAGCTCCAGGCACTGCGTAAAGAGAAAGAGCTGAAGCAACGGCGGTATAACCGGTTGCAGGTTGTGGCCACCTCCCGTGCGGATGTTGACCTACGACTAACTTCAGAGCTGGAGAGCGCTGCATGTAAGCTAAAGGAGGCCAGTGCTTCCATTGGAGCTGAGAATGCCGACACCAATGCTCTATTACAAAACCTAACAGATGAGGTGAGAAAGCTTGCTTCATATCTCCCTGTTCAGCCAGAGGTTAAGcaaaaaggaaaaggagaacCTATGGCCCTATCAAACCCTTCTATCTCCAAAAGCCCCgctgtcctcctctctcagcTGCCTTTGGACCCCTacctgcaccaggaggaactcAACACTAAAACACTGGCTGCCTTCACTCAGAAGCATTTCTTCCAGGGCATCTCTGACATTGTTGAGACTTCTTGCTCTGAGCGCTTCCAAGTCCTTGACCTCAGTTCTTGTGAAGATAGAGAGGACGAAGAGaatgagagggaggagagagtggTGGAGCGCAGGAGGACAGAGATGGCCAGACTTCAGTGGTCTCATATTGTGGCCCAGCACCAACTGATGCAGGCCATGGCAGAGGAAAAGAGTGTCAAGGCTGGACTGGACTGGCTCTCTGAGAATTCCTCTCATACCAAG CGCTCTTTCATATCTATCTCTTCACTCTACCAGAGCATCTCCATGTCCTCCTCACTGCATGTCCGTGAGGTTGTGTCCAGGAAGGAGCTGCAGGCAGTGGAGGCTGAGCTGGAGGCTCTGCTCAATGGACCAGTACCCGCTGCCCTTAGAGAGTCAGCCAGGTTGCTTAATGTGCCAGTAGTGAGGGGAGACCTGGCTCTGCAACTAGCCAGGCAGGACTACTACACCTCCAGACAGGATCAG GTACGAGACTACCTACTCCGCCAGAAGGTGTCGTTTGACCTGGTGCTCCTGGGTCAGGAGATGGAGTTGAGGAGGTGGAGGACGTGTCTTAAACAGCTGGGCGAAGTTGATGGCAGACTGGTAAAGGAAGGTGAAGCGGCAGCCCTCAGAATTGAGTCCCTGGCACACCCTGACCTGGCTATCAACCCCAGGCCTAACCCTATCATCAGCTGCAAGGATGCAGCCTTCAGCAG GCTGCTCCAGATCCTTGACCACGATTCAGCCCATGGTCGATCGGAGCCTTTTCGGACATATGAAGCATTGGACCACGCTGCTCGTGACCTCGCAGGCAACCTCCAGGTGACCCGAGATGCTCTAGCTGGTGCTGGCCGTGAGCAGTACTACACAGCTGCTCGTCTTTATGGAGACTGTGAGGTGCTCCACAGGGCAATGTACacagagctccagcagctggtGTTAGGGCCGCAG GAGCTGACGGTGAAGCTTGTGGAAGCAGAGTCTCAGCTGCAGAGTTTGCAGCACTTAATGCAAGAAATAATGGGGGTGGTTAAAGCCAAGCGTTTTCAGCTTGAGCGCAATGCCCTCCTCAGGCGGGAGAGGGAATTGTACATCTACTTCCACTTGGATGCCCGGCTGCTGCAGAAAGTAGTGGAAGATCTGGAGGGCAAAATGGCTGCGAAGAGAGGGCAGCAGTAG
- the LOC141761081 gene encoding thioredoxin-like isoform X2, whose protein sequence is MREVTTLEEFEAILKEEAGDKLVAVDFKAKCCCHCQMIGPKFEEMEKTFADEKKEVIFLKVDVTEGAKIIEEYPVKAIPTFMFFKDAKKLWFGLHQLLKEVPGSLADKCTFFTS, encoded by the exons ATGAGAGAGGTTACAACTTtg gaggagttcgagGCCATCCTgaaggaggaagctggagaCAAGCTGGTGGCGGTGGACTTCAAAGCCAAATGCTGTTGCCACTGTCAAATGATTGGCCCAAAATTTGAA GAAATGGAAAAGACATTCGccgatgaaaaaaaagaagtgatttTCCTGAAAGTGGACGTGACTGAGGGCGCG AAAATTATTGAAGAGTACCCTGTCAAAGCCATTCCAACATTCATGTTTTTCAAGGACGCAAAGAAG ctctggtttggtctccaccaactcctgaaggaaGTACCTGGCTCTTTAGCTGATAAATGCACTTTCTTCAcaagctag
- the LOC141761081 gene encoding thioredoxin-like isoform X1 produces the protein MREVTTLEEFEAILKEEAGDKLVAVDFKAKCCCHCQMIGPKFEEMEKTFADEKKEVIFLKVDVTEGAKIIEEYPVKAIPTFMFFKDAKKVDELVSSNEKKLLKKLIALSSSSPTDQCTHTQTH, from the exons ATGAGAGAGGTTACAACTTtg gaggagttcgagGCCATCCTgaaggaggaagctggagaCAAGCTGGTGGCGGTGGACTTCAAAGCCAAATGCTGTTGCCACTGTCAAATGATTGGCCCAAAATTTGAA GAAATGGAAAAGACATTCGccgatgaaaaaaaagaagtgatttTCCTGAAAGTGGACGTGACTGAGGGCGCG AAAATTATTGAAGAGTACCCTGTCAAAGCCATTCCAACATTCATGTTTTTCAAGGACGCAAAGAAG GTGGATGAGCTCGTTAGttctaatgaaaaaaaactgcttaAAAAACTGATCGCTTTGTCATCATCAAGTCCCACCGACCAATGTACACATACCCAAACACATTAA
- the LOC141761083 gene encoding thioredoxin-like, protein MREVTTLAEFEAILKEEAGDKLVAVDFTAKWCPPCKVIGPKFEEMVPIFNKEGEKEKVIFLKVDVDEGDEITEKYPVKAMPTFMFFKNAKKVDELVGADEKKLLEKLKALSS, encoded by the exons ATGAGAGAGGTTACAACTTTg GCGGAGTTCGAGGCCATCCTgaaggaggaagctggagaCAAGCTGGTGGCTGTGGACTTCACAGCCAAATGGTGTCCCCCCTGTAAAGTGATTGGCCCAAAATTTGAA GAAATGGTACCGATATTCAAtaaagaaggagaaaaagaaaaggtgaTTTTCCTGAAAGTGGACGTGGATGAGGGCGAC GAAATTACTGAAAAGTACCCTGTCAAAGCCATGCCCACGTTCATGTTTTTCAAGAACGCAAAGAAG GTGGATGAGCTCGTTGGTGCTGATGAAAAGAAACTGCTTGAAAAACTGAAGGCTTTGTCATCATGA
- the LOC141761082 gene encoding uncharacterized protein LOC141761082 — translation MREVTTLEEFEAILKEEAGDKLVAVDFTATWCPPCKMIGPKFEKMETDFKEVFFLKVDVDEGAEIAKKYKVNAMPTFMFFKKAKKVDELVGADEKKLLEKLKALSSSSPTDQSTET, via the exons ATGAGAGAGGTTACAACTTTg gaggagttcgagGCCATCCTgaaggaggaagctggagaCAAGCTGGTGGCGGTGGACTTCACAGCCACCTGGTGTCCCCCCTGTAAAATGATTGGCCCAAAATTTGAA AAAATGGAAACGGATTTCAAGGAAGTGTTTTTCCTGAAAGTGGACGTGGATGAGGGCGCG GAAATTGCTAAAAAGTACAAGGTCAACGCCATGCCCACGTTCATGTTTTTCAAGAAGGCAAAGAAG GTGGATGAGCTCGTTGGTGCTGATGAAAAGAAACTGCTTGAAAAACTGAAGGCTTTGTCATCATCAAGTCCCACCGACCAATCTACAGAGACCTAA